In a single window of the Raphanus sativus cultivar WK10039 chromosome 9, ASM80110v3, whole genome shotgun sequence genome:
- the LOC108835696 gene encoding homeobox-leucine zipper protein HAT2, producing MMMGEEDLGLSLSLGFPQNHNPSSSISNEHHRFPWSQTFASTSDLRKIEVNTLPSTVDCEEEAGVSSPNSTISSTISGGKRSERDHDETTPDIGYSRGTSDEEEDGGGGETSRKKLRLSKNQSAFLEETFKEHNTLNPKQKLALAKKLNMTTRQVEVWFQNRRARTKLKQTEMDCEYLKRCVEKLTEENRRLQKEATELRTLKLSPQFYGQMTPPTTLIMCPSCERVAGPSSNHHHHNHRPVTINPWAACAGQVAANGLDFEALRPRS from the exons ATGATGATGGGAGAAGAAGATCTTGGTTTGAGCCTAAGCTTAGGTTTTCCACAAAATCACAATCCTAGTTCGTCCATATCCAACGAGCACCATAGATTTCCATGGAGCCAGACATTCGCTTCTACATCAG ATCTTCGCAAAATAGAGGTGAACACTCTTCCATCAACGGTGGATTGCGAGGAGGAAGCGGGAGTTTCATCTCCTAACAGTACAATCTCGAGCACAATAAGCGGCGGGAAGAGGAGTGAGAGAGATCACGATGAGACCACTCCGGATATAGGTTACTCACGTGGAACCtccgacgaagaagaagacggcGGCGGCGGTGAAACGTCGAGGAAGAAGCTCAGATTATCTAAGAATCAGTCTGCTTTTCTTGAAGAGACTTTCAAAGAACACAACACTCTCAATCCC AAACAGAAGCTAGCTCTGGCCAAAAAATTGAACATGACCACAAGACAAGTGGAAGTGTGGTTTCAGAACAGAAGAGCAAG AACCAAATTGAAGCAAACGGAAATGGATTGTGAATACTTGAAACGTTGCGTAGAGAAACTAACGGAGGAGAACCGGCGACTTCAGAAAGAGGCTACGGAGCTTCGAACTCTCAAGCTGTCTCCACAGTTTTACGGCCAAATGACTCCACCAACTACACTCATCATGTGTCCGTCGTGTGAGCGTGTTGCTGGGCCATCATCAAACCATCACCACCACAATCACCGGCCCGTTACGATCAACCCCTGGGCTGCTTGTGCTGGTCAAGTGGCCGCTAATGGACTGGATTTTGAAGCCCTGCGTCCACGATCGTGA
- the LOC108826109 gene encoding uncharacterized protein LOC108826109, with protein sequence MQTSSVQATENKKPKALKTRQIFIKKHAPSQDRASLERDVEQLHLRLQQEKSMRMVLEKAMGRASSSLSPGHRHFSSQAKELITEIELLEEEVANREHHVLSLYRNIFEETISRASSKQSSVISSPAHHIKQQPPRKQPSVISNAFCSSNNFPVKPWHAMVTFKDLSRKPSKKDQSSQFQDTSCIPSIKSCSGQAKSHSKDSVREVTPSQRTLKDHLYQCPSKLSEEMVKCMASVYFWLCSSSMSSDSEKRKKDSPILSRSATNNVVIPKNVMSEDRSWSCRSMVEVSWISSDNRRFSQASYAINNYRLLVEQLERVSVNQMEGNAKLAFWINIYNALLMHAYLAYGVPASSLRRLALFHKSAYNIGGHIINANTIEYSIFCFRTPRNGRWLETIISTALRKKPTEDKVSSKFSLHKPEPLLCFALCTGALSDPLLKVYTATNIKEELEASKREFLRTNVVVRMQKKVLLPKIIERFTKEASLSLDDLMRWLIKNSDEKLGESIKKCVEGNLNYKKASQVVEWLPYSSKFRYVFSKDLMEKRPLWV encoded by the exons ATGCAA ACATCCTCTGTTCAAGCAACAGAAAACAAGAAACCCAAAGCTCTGAAAACTCGTcagatttttatcaaaaaacaTGCGCCTTCACAAGATAGAGCATCTCTGGAACGAGAT GTTGAGCAGCTTCACCTTCGTCTACAACAAGAAAAGTCTATGAGAATGGTGTTAGAGAAAGCAATGGGACGTGCTTCAAGCAGCTTATCTCCAGGGCACAGACATTTTTCTTCTCAG GCAAAGGAACTTATCACGGAGATAGAATTGCTTGAAGAAGAAGTGGCGAATCGCGAGCATCATGTGCTCTCTTTGTACAGGAATATCTTTGAAGAGACAATAAGCAGAGCATCTTCAAAGCAAAGCTCAGTGATTTCTTCACCAGCTCATCATATAAAGCAGCAGCCACCAAGAAAACAACCAAGTGTCATTTCAAATGCATTTTGTTCCTCCAACAACTTCCCTGTAAAGCCTTGGCATGCTATGGTTACTTTTAAAGATTTGAGCAGAAAGCCCTCCAAAAAGGATCAGTCTTCTCAGTTCCAGGACACAAGTTGTATTCCTTCAATAAAAAGTTGTTCAGGCCAAGCAAAA TCCCATTCAAAGGACTCAGTAAGGGAGGTAACTCCATCACAGAGGACTCTAAAGGATCATTTGTACCAATGCCCAAGCAAGTTGTCTGAAGAAATGGTCAAGTGTATGGCTTCAGTGTACTTCTGGCTCTGCAGCAGTTCCATGTCATCAGACTCTGAGAAGAGGAAAAAAGATTCACCAATCCTATCAAGATCGGCGACTAACAATGTGGTTATCCCCAAGAATGTTATGAGTGAAGACCGATCTTGGTCATGCAGATCCATGGTGGAAGTATCTTGGATCTCATCAGACAATAGGAGATTTTCTCAAGCATCATATGCTATTAACAACTATAG GCTCCTTGTTGAACAACTGGAGAGAGTTTCTGTAAATCAAATGGAAGGAAATGCAAAATTAGCATTTTGGATCAACATCTACAATGCTCTCCTTATGCAT GCATACTTGGCATATGGTGTACCAGCTAGTTCCCTCAGAAGGTTAGCTTTGTTTCACAAG TCTGCGTATAATATCGGTGGACACATCATAAATGCAAACACCATTGAATACTCCATCTTCTGCTTCCGGACTCCACGAAATGGACGT TGGCTTGAGACCATAATCTCCACCGCCTTGAGAAAGAAACCAACTGAAGATAAAGTAAGCTCAAAGTTCAGCCTTCACAAACCAGAGCCGCTTCTCTGTTTCGCTCTTTGCACTGGTGCTCTCTCAGATCCATTG TTAAAAGTATACACAGCCACAAACATTAAGGAGGAACTAGAAGCTTCGAAAAGGGAGTTTCTACGGACAAACGTTGTTGTAAGAATGCAGAAGAAAGTGTTATTACCTAAGATTATAGAGAGGTTTACAAAGGAAGCTTCTCTTAGCCTCGACGATTTGATGAGATGGTTAATAAAGAACTCAGATGAAAAGCTTGGGGAATCAATAAAAAAATGCGTGGAAGGTAACCTGAACTACAAGAAAGCATCTCAGGTGGTTGAGTGGTTACCATACAGTTCAAAGTTCCGTTATGTTTTCTCAAAGGACTTGATGGAGAAAAGGCCTTTGTGGGTTTAA
- the LOC108828162 gene encoding E3 ubiquitin ligase PQT3-like, with translation MAIYYKFKSARDYDTIAMDGPFISVGILKDKIFETKHLGSGKDLDIVLSNAQTNEEYLDEAMLIPKNTSVLIRRVPGRPRITVITAQEPRIENKVEHVQAETSNSHVAEPSTAKYPEDEFDEFGNDFYSIPAVHGQGAQHNNPCHVLAPTEEKVDEESKLQALIDTPALDWQRQGQDNFGTGRGYGRGMNGRMGGRGFGMERKTPPPGYICHRCNVPGHLIQHCPTNGDPTYDVKRVKPPTGIPKSMLVATPDGSYSLPSGAVAVLKPNEDAFEKEMEGLPSTTRSVGELPPELKCPLCKEVMKDAALTSKCCFQSFCDKCIREHIISKSKCVCGETDVLADDLLPNKTLRDTINRILEAGNDSVENAGSVGHITDLESARCLPPPKGRSPATSAASKGEKKPAHSNNNDAPTVKLPTEIADITSAPRASAEDKVEKPVDACESTQGSVAVKEATTVSKMNTQAPKEEVQQQVAAGEPAKKKKKKPKVPGTDMQWNHVPDLAGPDYNMMQMGPGPGPQYFNGMQPGFNGFHPGFNGFPGPFPGQMPPFMGYGINPMDMAFGRGMNMMHPDPFAAQAFGFPNIPPPHRDLAELGNRMNLQRAMMGRDEVEARKAEMLRKRENERRTEGGKVFRDGENSRMMVMMNNGTSGSASSINPNKSRQAPPPPHPEYDRRRRPERLSPEHPPPRKSKSPSRDSKRKYERYPEERDHRQRDRERSSRHQDLDREHDHHRTRDRRDEDRSRDHHRHSHRDPERNQHHHRKRSEPPPPSEPTAATKSEMEKSSVFARISFPEEEASSKRRKVSSSSSASVMTEPHVVSVGTSSIHRNNSRKEMEVVAEYESSDEDRHFKRKPSRYERSPPVVVTDVSDDKHRYSKRGGKGERSRA, from the exons atggcAATTTATTACAAGTTTAAGAGTGCAAGGGATTACGATACCATCGCCATGGATGGTCCTTTTATATCAGTCGGTATTCTCAAAGACAAAATTTTCGAAACTAAGCATTTGGGCAGTGGTAAAGACCTTGATATTGTCCTCTCCAATGCCCAAACTAACGAAG aGTATCTGGATGAAGCGATGCTAATACCAAAGAATACATCTGTTCTAATTCGCCGAGTCCCAGGACGCCCTCGCATCACAGTTATTACCGCACAAGA GCCTAGAATCGAGAATAAAGTGGAACATGTTCAGGCTGAAACCAGCAATTCTCATGTTGCTGAACCATCTACAGCGAAATAC CCTGAAGATGAGTTTGACGAATTTGGGAATGATTTTTACTCTATTCCTGCTGTCCACGGTCAAGGTGCCCAGCATAATAATCCATGTCATGTTCTTGCACCAACAGAGGAGAAAGTAGATGAAGAAAGCAAACTTCAGGCGTTGATTGACACCCCAGCACTTGACTGGCAGAG ACAAGGTCAAGATAATTTTGGGACAGGGAGAGGTTACGGAAGGGGTATGAATGGAAGGATGGGTGGACGTGGTTTTG GAATGGAAAGGAAAACTCCACCTCCAGGATATATTTGTCACCGTTGCAATGTCCCTG GACATTTAATTCAGCATTGCCCCACAAATGGTGACCCTACCTATGACGTTAAGAGAGTTAAACCACCTACTGGTATCCCCAAGTCCATGTTGGTGGCAACCCCTGATGGTTCTTACTCGTTGCCAAGTGGTGCAGTTGCAGTTCTTAAACCAAATGA GGATGCTTTTGAGAAGGAAATGGAGGGATTGCCATCAACAACACGCTCTGTAGGAGAACTTCCTCCTGAGCTAAAATGTCCGCTATGCAAAGAAGTAATGAAAGATGCTGCGCTTACAAGCAAATGTTGTTTCCAGAGTTTCTGTGACAAGT GTATCAGAGAACACATTATTTCAAAGTCAAAGTGTGTGTGTGGAGAAACTGATGTACTTGCTGATGATCTTCTACCAAACAAAACGCTAAGGGATACCATAAACCGTATCTTGGAAGCCGGAAACGATAGCGTTGAGAATGCTGGCAGCGTGGGGCATATCACAG ATTTGGAGTCTGCACGCTGTCTTCCTCCTCCCAAGGGTCGATCTCCTGCTACATCTGCTGCATCTAAAGGCGAGAAGAAACCAGCTCATAGTAACAACAACGATGCTCCGACAGTAAAGCTGCCAACGGAAATTGCAGATATCACAAGTGCCCCTCGGGCATCTGCAGAAGATAAAGTGGAAAAGCCAGTGGATGCGTGTGAAAGCACTCAAGGGTCCGTTGCTGTGAAAGAAGCAACAACAGTCTCAAAGATGAATACGCAAGCTCCCAAAGAAGAAGTGCAGCAGCAGGTTGCTGCTGGAGAGCCAG caaaaaagaagaaaaagaaacccAAAGTGCCTGGAACTG ATATGCAATGGAATCATGTGCCGGATCTAGCAGGCCCTGACTATAATATGATGCAAATGGGTCCGGGTCCAGGTCCCCAGTACTTCAACGGCATGCAACCCGGCTTCAACGGCTTTCATCCCGGCTTCAATGGGTTTCCAGGCCCTTTTCCGGGCCAGATGCCTCCATTTATGGGGTACGGAATAAACCCGATGGACATGGCATTTGGTAGGGGTATGAATATGATGCATCCAGATCCATTTGCTGCACAGGCTTTTGGATTCCCTAATATACCACCACCTCATAG GGACTTAGCGGAGTTGGGAAACCGTATGAATCTCCAGCGTGCCATGATGGGTAGAGACGAAGTTGAAGCTCGAAAAGCTGAGATGTTAAGAAAACGGGAAAACGAGAGACGAACCGAAGG TGGGAAGGTGTTTAGAGATGGAGAGAATAGCAgaatgatggtgatgatgaacAATGGGACTTCAGGCTCTGCATCATCCATCAACCCTAACAAATCT cGACAAGCGCCTCCACCACCGCATCCGGAATACGACCGCCGCAGACGGCCAGAGAGATTATCTCCCGAGCACCCGCCGCCGCGTAAGTCAAAGTCTCCGTCTCGAGATTCCAAGAGAAAATACGAACGCTATCCCGAGGAACGTGATCATCGGCAACGCGACCGCGAAAGGTCGTCCCGTCACCAAGACCTAGATCGCGAGCACGACCACCACCGCACTCGCGATCGCCGCGACGAAGATAGAAGCCGAGACCACCACCGTCACAGCCACCGAGATCCGGAGCGTAACCAGCACCACCACCGTAAACGATCTGAACCTCCTCCGCCGTCGGAGCCAACCGCCGCGACTAAGTCGGAGATGGAGAAGTCGAGCGTGTTCGCTCGTATAAGCTTTCCGGAGGAAGAAGCTTCCAGCAAACGAAGGAAGGTATCTTCGTCGTCTTCTGCTTCCGTGATGACGGAGCCGCATGTTGTGTCCGTGGGGACATCATCAATCCATCGTAACAACAGTCGGAAGGAGATGGAGGTGGTGGCAGAGTATGAGTCGAGCGACGAAGACAGGCATTTCAAGAGGAAGCCGTCAAGGTACGAGAGATCTCCACCGGTGGTGGTTACTGATGTGAGTGATGATAAGCATCGATACTCGAAACGCGGCGGCAAGGGAGAGAGATCTCGAGCTTaa
- the LOC108827977 gene encoding LOW QUALITY PROTEIN: protein transport protein SEC16A homolog (The sequence of the model RefSeq protein was modified relative to this genomic sequence to represent the inferred CDS: inserted 1 base in 1 codon): protein MASSNPQLLLDDQTDDEDFFDRLVDDSYSPSGAQAASSSANELKFGDGSDSDDATKAFASLSLGDDGDGPLNEEAGDDVAIEPSSIPVEEAVHSDVINEGPISEPSSVPMEEADADKLGDDVVVRSEDKPLLSETVKESDGSVGSPVVKEVDWGSFCADSPVNDGRGFGSYSDFFTELEGSSSTGGKAEVDVVNAGNLVSNDTQNASFGFGSSAGLGQHQGEASQDSTSEQYVDNSQAWENSYPGWKYDANTGQWYQLDGHDVASVNSQESYSNSTSNWESGVASTDNSNVGYLRQSTTSAVAGTAESVSSWNQVSQVGNGYPEHMVFDAQYPGWYFDTIAQEWRSLDSYNQASQTSGTAQAQNGQGAMFHSNTESSMYNINDKSQAFKPQEFGIQSQQGSWDDSYYANNQQQQVTNTWPSENGGNSEASVTSVSFSQFGGNQQVNSLYSTESATEQFKPNANGAQGFIPQHMNVASLTQHGPLSFSNDFYNRQKSLDDTQQSYQSNQLFSPSVGRSPDGRPPHALVTFGFXGKLIIMKDSNGSLQNSSFGSQGAKGNSISVLNLAEVTSGSAFFSSLGGNSSSYFRSLHQQCLPGPLVGGSVGSKELNKWLDESILHCESSDMDFSRGKLLKMLLSLLRISCQYYGKLRSPFGTDTTQKDTDSAEAAVAKLFAFAKKNGLQNGGYAPLSQCLQHLPPESQMQVTASEVQNLLASGRKMEALQCAQEGHLWGPALVIAAQLGDQFYTDTVKQMALRQLVPGSPLRTLCLLVAGQPAEVFSNGSTSGISFPGSVSASQHQTQFESCSMLDNWEDNLGIITANRTTDDELVITHLGDSMWKERSEIIAAHICYLIADKNFDPYSDSARLCLVGADHWKYPRTYASPEAIQRTELYEYSKTLGNSQYILLPFQPYKIIYAHMLAEVGKLSAAQKYCQAISKCLKTGRSTEVETWKQFVSSLEERIRIHQQGGYTVNSAPAKIYGKFLNFIDNTAHRVVGGMPPIAPQSRAGNLQANEYQHHQQQEATKLPYSQSANTMQSLMSHASMEPVRELGENARTMATHSRSVSEPDFGRTPVQDQPDSSKDKATDGAPQVKSTVNVTSSRFSRFGFGILKNTVGRVLPSRSSKEAKLGDENQFYYDEKLKRWVEKGVEPPAEEAALPPPPIVGTYRSNSLGYENNSDMQNEMSPPSGSLSSGSPTPSENSSGIPPISQGSNQFSARGRPRYVDLFNQGGGNSKKVFQSPPAKSAKPPIPAKANFFIPAAPASSSKDQVTEMEAAETRQEYSAAGEEVAAAPGAPPPSHSSFQSPTPSPMTMQRFPSLGNMKRSGSGTSLDGDFPSSGSRRTASWSGSMNSSFTSPVGPSKLKPSPLNSSSSSSLGEELQEVEL from the exons ATGGCTTCATCAAACCCTCAGCTTCTACTGGATGATCAAACAGACGACGAGGATTTCTTCGACAGACTTGTTGATGACTCCTATTCTCCCAGCGGAGCTCAAGCCGCGTCTTCTTCTGCCAACGAGCTGAAATTCGGCGACGGGAGTGACTCCGATGATGCCACCAAAGCTTTTGCGAGTCTCTCTCTGGGTGATGACGGAGATGGGCCATTGAATGAAGAAGCAGGGGACGATGTTGCAATCGAGCCTTCCTCCATTCCTGTGGAAGAAGCTGTCCATAGTGATGTTATAAACGAGGGTCCAATTAGTGAGCCTTCGTCCGTTCCTATGGAAGAAGCTGATGCAGATAAGTTAGGGGATGATGTTGTGGTGAGATCGGAGGATAAGCCGTTATTATCTGAAACAGTAAAAGAAAGCGATGGATCTGTTGGGAGTCCTGTGGTTAAGGAGGTTGATTGGGGCTCTTTTTGTGCTGATTCACCTGTGAATGATGGCCGTGGGTTTGGTTCTTACTCTGATTTCTTCACCGAGTTGGAAGGATCTTCATCTACAGGGGGAAAGGCTGAGGTAGATGTGGTCAATGCAGGAAACTTGGTTTCCAATGATACACAGAACGCAAGTTTTGGTTTTGGTAGTTCGGCAGGTTTGGGGCAACATCAGGGTGAAGCGAGTCAAGATTCTACAAGTGAGCAGTACGTTGATAACAGCCAAGCTTGGGAAAATAGCTATCCTGGTTGGAAATATGATGCTAATACTGGCCAGTGGTATCAACTTGATGGCCATGATGTTGCAAGTGTGAATTCACAGGAGAGCTATAGTAACTCAACGAGTAACTGGGAAAGCGGCGTTGCCTCTACCGATAACTCTAATGTTGGTTATTTGAGACAGAGTACAACATCTGCAGTGGCTGGCACTGCTGAGAGTGTGTCTTCTTGGAACCAGGTTTCACAGGTGGGAAATGGATATCCAGAACACATGGTCTTTGACGCACAGTATCCAGGGTGGTACTTTGACACAATTGCTCAAGAATGGCGCTCCCTGGACAGCTACAACCAGGCTTCTCAAACATCTGGAACTGCTCAAGCTCAGAACGGCCAAGGAGCTATGTTTCACAGCAATACCGAGAGTAGCATGTATAATATCAATGATAAAAGCCAGGCATTCAAACCTCAGGAATTTGGTATACAGAGCCAACAAGGAAGTTGGGACGATTCTTACTATGCCAACAATCAGCAGCAGCAGGTTACAAACACATGGCCATCAGAAAATGGAGGTAATAGTGAGGCCTCTGTAACTTCTGTCTCATTTTCACAATTCGGAGGAAACCAGCAAGTAAATAGTTTGTACAGTACAGAATCTGCGACTGAACAGTTTAAGCCAAATGCGAATGGAGCTCAAGGCTTCATCCCTCAGCATATGAATGTGGCTAGTCTCACCCAGCATGGACCACTGAGTTTCTCAAACGATTTCTATAATAGACAGAAATCGTTAGACGATACTCAACAGTCATATCAGAGCAATCAGCTTTTCTCCCCAAGTGTAGGAAGATCACCTGATGGTCGTCCACCACATGCACTTGTTACTTTTGGCT GTGGGAAGCTCATTATTATGAAGGATAGTAACGGCTCTCTCCAGAATTCATCATTCGGAAGTCAG GGGGCTAAGGGAAACTCTATATCTGTCTTAAACTTGGCGGAAGTTACTTCTGGGAGTGCTTTTTTTTCAAGTCTTGGGGGAAACTCTTCGAGTTATTTTCGTTCTCTGCATCAACAATGTCTTCCAGGTCCCTTGGTTGGAGGAAGTGTTGGAAGTAAAGAATTAAATAAGTGGCTTGATGAGAGTATTTTACATTGTGAATCTTCTGACATGGACTTTTCAAGAGGGAAGCTTTTAAAAATGCTTCTTTCTTTGCTCAGAATATCTTGTCAGTATTATGGGAAACTCCGGTCTCCTTTTGGGACTGATACAACGCAAAAG GATACGGATTCTGCTGAAGCAGCAGTCGCAAAACTTTTTGCATTTGCCAAGAAAAATGGCCTTCAAAATGGTGGCTATGCTCCTTTAAGCCAATGCTTGCAGCATTTACCTCCTGAATCACAAATGCAA GTGACTGCTTCAGAGGTGCAGAATCTTCTGGCTTCTGGTAGGAAAATGGAGGCTCTCCAATGTGCACAAGAAGGACATTTATGGGGACCAGCGCTTGTTATCGCGGCACAGCTTGGGGATCAG TTCTATACTGATACTGTGAAACAAATGGCCCTTCGCCAACTGGTTCCTGGGTCACCTTTGCGAACATTGTGCTTACTAGTTGCGGGGCAACCAGCTGAAGTGTTCTCCAATGGCAGTACAAGCGGTATCAGTTTTCCTGGTTCCGTAAGTGCGTCTCAACACCAAACCCAG TTTGAAAGTTGTAGCATGCTTGATAATTGGGAAGATAATTTGGGTATAATAACTGCTAACAGAACCACAGATGATGAGCTTGTGATTACTCATCTTGGAGATAGCATGTGGAAAGAAAGGAGCGAG ATAATTGCAGCGCATATTTGCTATTTAATTGCGGACAAGAACTTTGATCCATACTCAGATAGTGCCAGGCTTTGCCTTGTCGGAGCAGATCATTGGAAATATCCTAGAACTTATGCAAGTCCGGAGGCTATACAG AGAACAGAGTTATACGAATACTCTAAGACGCTGGGAAACTCTCAGTATATCCTGTTACCGTTTCAAccatataaaatcatatatgcCCACATGCTGGCTGAAGTTGGTAAACTTTCGGCCGCGCAGAA GTACTGTCAAGCAATATCAAAGTGCCTCAAGACTGGCCGATCAACTGAAGTAGAAACATGGAAACAATTTGTTTCATCACTGGAAGAGAGAATCCGTATCCACCAACAG GGCGGGTATACTGTGAATTCGGCCCCAGCAAAAATTTACGGAAAATTTCTCAACTTTATTGATAATACAGCACATCGAGTTGTTGGGGGCATGCCACCAATAGCACCACAGTCAAGAGCAGGAAATCTACAGGCAAATGAGTATCAGCATCATCAACAGCAGGAGGCGACTAAGTTACCATATAGTCAATCTGCTAATACAATGCAATCATTGATGTCACATGCCTCAATGGAACCAGTACGTGAGTTGGGTGAGAACGCGAGGACGATGGCAACACATTCTAGAAGTGTCTCAGAGCCAGATTTCGGTAGGACGCCAGTACAG GATCAGCCTGACTCCTCAAAAGACAAAGCTACTGATGGGGCGCCACAGGTGAAATCAACCGTGAATGTGACAAGTTCGCGGTTTAGCAGGTTTGGTTTTGGCATATTGAAGAACACCGTAGGGAGGGTCTTACCATCTCGGTCGTCTAAAGAG GCAAAACTGGGTGATGAGAATCAATTTTACTATGACGAAAAATTAAAGAGATGGGTGGAGAAAGGTGTAGAACCCCCAGCTGAGGAAGCTGCATTGCCTCCTCCTCCGATAGTAGGCACATACAGAAGCAACTCACTGGGTTATGAAAACAATTCTGACATGCAGAACGAGATGTCTCCACCTAGTGGGAGCTTGAGCAGTGGCAGCCCGACTCCGTCCGAGAATTCTTCGGGAATCCCACCAATCTCACAGGGCTCGAATCAATTCTCAGCTCGTGGACGCCCGAG ATACGTTGACCTCTTTAACCAAGGCGGTGGAAACTCTAAGAAAGTGTTCCAGTCACCTCCTGCAAAATCTGCTAAACCACCAATCCCTGCGAAAGCAAATTTCTTCATCCCGGCAGCACCTGCGTCCTCTTCAAAGGACCAGGTAACGGAGATGGAAGCTGCTGAAACCAGACAGGAGTACTCAGCAGCAGGAGAAGAAGTAGCCGCCGCTCCAGGGGCTCCACCACCAAGCCACTCTTCATTCCAGTCCCCGACTCCATCTCCAATGACGATGCAGAGATTTCCAAGTCTAGGTAACATGAAAAGAAGTGGATCAGGAACGAGCCTTGATGGTGATTTTCCTTCGTCAGGTTCCAGAAGAACAGCTTCATGGAGCGGAAGTATGAACAGCTCGTTTACATCCCCAGTAGGTCCATCAAAACTCAAACCAAGCCCACTGAAcagtagcagcagcagcagcttgGGAGAGGAGCTTCAAGAAGTGGAATTGTAA